A stretch of the Sphingosinithalassobacter tenebrarum genome encodes the following:
- a CDS encoding SWIB/MDM2 domain-containing protein, which translates to MATKTSGARGGIAKPVTPSPQLAEITGSAPLPRSEVVKKMWDYIKANNLQNPENKREIIADAKLKPIFGRDKVTMFEMNKYLSNHMS; encoded by the coding sequence ATGGCTACCAAGACCAGCGGCGCGCGCGGCGGCATTGCCAAGCCGGTGACGCCCTCGCCGCAGCTCGCGGAAATCACGGGAAGCGCGCCGCTGCCGCGCAGCGAAGTCGTGAAGAAGATGTGGGATTACATCAAGGCGAACAACCTGCAGAATCCCGAAAACAAGCGTGAGATCATCGCCGACGCCAAGCTGAAGCCGATCTTCGGCCGCGACAAGGTGACCATGTTCGAAATGAACAAATATCTCAGCAATCACATGAGCTGA
- a CDS encoding flotillin family protein — MENLTTIGIIAGSILAFILILAITITRLYKRATKEIGFVRTGFGGEKVVMNGGAMVLPVFHETMPVNMNTVRLAVERKNGDALITLDRLRIDVKAEFYVRVRPDAGAIAMAAQTLGMRTMQPEALKDLVEGKFVDALRSVAAGMTMNQLHEQRADFVQKVQQVSSSDLAMNGLELESVSLTGLDQTSIEHFNANNAFDAEGLTKLTEQIELRKKTRNDIEQDTRVQMETKNLEADKRSFEIQRDNEFARLEQEREVEMRRAGQAAEIAREQAVRNQEAEAARIEAKRMVDSQQIDADRVIKEARIAQEQAVELARQEQQIAIQNKSRDESQAKAEADEARAKAVAAEEQVTTSRQTEAAEREKRIELIEAAKAAERDAIRIKVDAEAERDAATNRAEAARLEAQGEAEAEKLRAEAARIRFEVEAAGQRAVNEAANILSSDQVSLQTKLALLKVLPDLVRESAKPLEAIDSIKIVQVDGLRSGPEGTTMRVPTGGGSGNLASDAVSAALAYRAQAPVIDGLMKELGLDGSSLDNLVKGGGMAAPMTASAAPQTPEAPEAPEPGEDAEKA; from the coding sequence ATGGAAAATCTGACGACGATCGGCATCATCGCCGGTTCTATCCTTGCGTTCATCCTGATCCTCGCGATCACGATCACGCGGCTGTACAAGCGCGCGACCAAGGAAATCGGCTTCGTCCGCACCGGCTTCGGCGGCGAAAAGGTCGTGATGAACGGCGGCGCGATGGTGCTGCCGGTCTTCCACGAAACGATGCCGGTCAACATGAACACGGTCCGCCTGGCGGTGGAGCGGAAGAATGGCGACGCGCTGATCACGCTCGATCGGCTGCGCATCGACGTGAAGGCGGAATTCTATGTCCGCGTCCGTCCCGATGCCGGCGCCATCGCGATGGCGGCGCAGACGCTCGGCATGCGCACGATGCAGCCCGAGGCGCTCAAGGATCTGGTCGAAGGCAAGTTCGTCGACGCGCTGCGTTCGGTCGCGGCGGGGATGACGATGAACCAGCTGCACGAACAGCGCGCGGACTTCGTGCAGAAGGTGCAGCAGGTCTCCTCGTCCGACCTGGCGATGAACGGGCTGGAACTGGAAAGCGTCTCGCTGACCGGGCTCGACCAGACCTCGATCGAGCATTTCAATGCCAACAACGCGTTCGACGCCGAGGGCCTGACCAAGCTCACCGAGCAGATCGAGCTGCGCAAGAAGACGCGCAACGACATCGAGCAGGATACGCGCGTCCAGATGGAGACCAAGAATCTTGAAGCGGACAAGCGCAGCTTCGAAATCCAGCGCGACAATGAATTCGCCCGGCTCGAGCAGGAGCGCGAGGTGGAGATGCGTCGCGCCGGCCAGGCCGCCGAAATCGCCCGCGAACAGGCTGTCCGCAATCAGGAAGCCGAAGCCGCGCGGATCGAAGCCAAAAGGATGGTCGACAGCCAGCAGATCGATGCCGACCGCGTGATCAAGGAAGCGCGGATCGCGCAGGAACAGGCCGTCGAGCTCGCTCGCCAGGAACAGCAGATCGCGATCCAGAACAAGAGCCGTGACGAAAGCCAGGCCAAGGCCGAAGCCGACGAGGCGCGCGCCAAGGCCGTCGCTGCCGAGGAACAGGTGACGACCTCGCGCCAGACCGAGGCCGCCGAGCGCGAGAAGCGGATCGAGCTGATCGAAGCCGCCAAGGCCGCCGAACGCGATGCGATCCGCATCAAGGTCGATGCCGAGGCCGAACGCGATGCCGCGACCAATCGCGCCGAAGCGGCGCGGTTGGAAGCACAGGGCGAGGCCGAAGCCGAAAAGCTGCGCGCCGAAGCCGCCCGCATCCGCTTCGAAGTCGAGGCGGCGGGCCAGCGCGCGGTCAATGAAGCGGCGAACATCCTGTCTTCGGATCAGGTGTCGCTGCAGACCAAGCTCGCGCTGCTCAAGGTGCTGCCCGATCTCGTACGCGAAAGCGCCAAGCCGCTCGAGGCGATCGATTCGATCAAGATCGTGCAGGTCGACGGCCTGCGTTCCGGCCCCGAAGGCACGACGATGCGCGTGCCGACCGGCGGCGGTTCGGGCAACCTCGCCAGCGACGCGGTCAGTGCCGCGCTTGCCTATCGCGCGCAGGCACCGGTGATCGACGGGCTGATGAAGGAGCTGGGCCTCGACGGCAGCTCGCTCGACAATCTGGTGAAAGGCGGCGGAATGGCTGCCCCGATGACCGCGTCCGCCGCTCCGCAAACGCCGGAGGCCCCCGAAGCCCCGGAGCCGGGGGAAGACGCCGAAAAGGCCTGA
- a CDS encoding methyltransferase domain-containing protein, translating into MSAPEIFDRALRRRRRDRAASGFAEFDFLRAHMLDGIADRLGDVKRDFRDVLDLGSFAGGFALPGANITRLDAGARFASTAGGIQGEEDRPHFPEAGFDLIVSAGVLDQVNDVPGALALARRALRPDGLFLAAFLGGETLSTLRRAFLEAEGERPVARFHPRIDVRAAGDLLARAGFAMPVADVETLTVRYAGIANLLRDLRGMAATNLLPGTPPLRRATVARAAQAFAERADPDGRTAERFDIIYLIGWAPDPSQPKPARRGSATASLADALKPRD; encoded by the coding sequence ATGAGTGCCCCCGAAATCTTCGACCGCGCGCTGCGCCGCCGCCGCCGCGATCGCGCCGCTTCCGGCTTTGCCGAATTCGACTTCCTGCGCGCCCATATGCTCGACGGAATCGCCGACCGGCTGGGCGACGTGAAGCGCGATTTTCGCGATGTCCTTGATCTGGGCAGCTTTGCGGGCGGGTTTGCGTTGCCCGGGGCGAACATCACGCGGCTCGATGCCGGAGCGCGGTTCGCGTCGACGGCGGGCGGCATTCAGGGCGAAGAGGACCGTCCGCACTTCCCGGAAGCCGGCTTCGACCTGATCGTGTCGGCAGGCGTGCTCGATCAGGTGAACGATGTGCCCGGCGCGTTGGCGCTGGCGCGGCGCGCGCTGCGGCCCGATGGATTGTTTCTGGCCGCATTCCTGGGCGGCGAAACGCTGTCGACATTGCGCCGCGCGTTTCTGGAGGCCGAGGGCGAGCGGCCGGTGGCGCGTTTTCATCCGCGAATCGACGTTCGCGCGGCGGGCGACCTGCTCGCGCGCGCAGGTTTCGCGATGCCGGTCGCGGACGTCGAGACCCTGACCGTGCGCTACGCCGGAATCGCCAATCTGCTGCGCGACCTGCGCGGCATGGCGGCGACCAATCTGCTACCCGGCACGCCGCCGCTGCGGCGTGCCACCGTGGCGCGGGCGGCGCAGGCGTTCGCGGAGCGCGCCGACCCGGACGGACGCACCGCGGAGCGATTCGACATCATCTATCTGATCGGCTGGGCACCCGATCCGAGCCAACCCAAACCCGCCCGGCGCGGCAGTGCCACGGCCTCGCTCGCCGATGCGCTCAAGCCCAGGGACTGA
- the grxC gene encoding glutaredoxin 3, with the protein MAKIEIYTKAFCPYCSRAKNLLAQKGAEFEEFDITMGGPKRQEMLDRANGGTTVPQIFIDGNHVGGSDELVALERDGKLDAMLGA; encoded by the coding sequence ATGGCTAAGATCGAAATCTATACCAAGGCGTTCTGCCCCTATTGCTCGCGCGCGAAGAACCTGCTTGCCCAGAAGGGCGCGGAGTTCGAGGAATTCGACATCACGATGGGCGGCCCCAAAAGGCAGGAAATGCTCGACCGCGCCAATGGCGGCACTACGGTCCCGCAGATCTTCATAGACGGCAATCATGTCGGGGGATCGGACGAACTGGTCGCGCTCGAACGCGACGGCAAGCTGGACGCGATGCTGGGGGCATGA
- a CDS encoding (deoxy)nucleoside triphosphate pyrophosphohydrolase, which translates to MLFVSAAALVDREGRVLVQQRPPGKPMETLWEFPGGKVEPGETPDVALARELAEELGIGVDPSKLVPATFASEALGERHLLLLLYTLREWAGVPEARHASALRWVVPGDLRRLEMPPADLPFIAILEALL; encoded by the coding sequence ATGCTTTTTGTTTCTGCAGCCGCGCTGGTCGACCGGGAGGGGCGCGTGCTCGTGCAGCAACGCCCGCCCGGTAAGCCTATGGAAACATTGTGGGAATTTCCCGGCGGCAAGGTCGAACCCGGCGAGACGCCCGATGTCGCGCTGGCGCGCGAGCTGGCCGAAGAGCTGGGGATCGGGGTTGATCCGTCGAAACTCGTTCCGGCGACCTTCGCCAGCGAGGCTTTGGGTGAGCGGCACTTGCTGCTGCTGCTCTACACGCTGCGCGAGTGGGCGGGCGTGCCGGAGGCGCGGCATGCCAGCGCGCTGCGATGGGTGGTGCCGGGCGACCTGCGCCGGCTCGAAATGCCGCCGGCGGACCTGCCGTTCATCGCCATCCTGGAGGCGCTTCTCTGA
- a CDS encoding BLUF domain-containing protein, which translates to MLQLVYVSSVNPAAGSVAPEPILQVSRRLNARDDITGLLYSDGRRFLQALEGPEEAVEAAFARIEADPRHRAIVLLSRRIVDRREFGDWMMAHRTTAEDLDEFLHRIRTLVARASPEIRATFEGFAELRRAA; encoded by the coding sequence ATGCTACAGCTCGTCTATGTCAGCAGCGTCAATCCGGCCGCCGGTTCGGTGGCACCGGAGCCGATTCTGCAGGTGTCGCGGCGTCTGAACGCGCGCGACGATATTACCGGACTGCTCTATTCGGACGGTCGCCGCTTCCTGCAGGCGCTCGAAGGCCCCGAGGAAGCCGTGGAAGCGGCATTTGCGCGCATCGAGGCCGATCCGCGCCACCGCGCCATCGTACTGCTCTCGCGCCGCATCGTCGATCGGCGCGAATTCGGCGACTGGATGATGGCACATCGCACCACCGCGGAGGATCTGGATGAATTCCTGCACCGCATCCGCACGCTGGTTGCCCGCGCATCGCCCGAAATCCGTGCCACGTTCGAAGGCTTTGCGGAGTTGCGGCGGGCCGCCTGA
- a CDS encoding BLUF domain-containing protein: MTEPNELLQIVYVSSLAPGARIDAAAMLATARRNNGRDGITGMLFADGKRFLQAMEGPPEKVETTLSRIRRDPRHRAIVVLSKRNIAQREFGAWDMAHYDRADEGDFGTRVRELTSAASPAVRATIEGFVALRTERPD, encoded by the coding sequence ATGACCGAACCGAACGAGCTGTTGCAAATCGTCTATGTCAGCAGCCTGGCACCGGGAGCACGGATCGATGCGGCGGCGATGCTGGCAACGGCGCGCCGGAACAACGGCCGCGACGGTATCACGGGCATGTTGTTCGCCGACGGAAAGCGTTTTCTGCAGGCGATGGAAGGGCCGCCTGAAAAGGTCGAAACCACGCTCTCCCGAATCAGACGCGACCCGCGTCACCGCGCGATCGTAGTGCTTTCCAAGCGCAACATTGCGCAGCGCGAATTCGGCGCGTGGGACATGGCACATTACGACCGTGCGGACGAAGGCGACTTCGGGACGCGCGTGCGCGAACTGACCAGCGCCGCCTCTCCAGCGGTACGCGCCACGATCGAAGGCTTTGTCGCGCTGCGCACCGAACGCCCCGATTGA
- a CDS encoding dihydroneopterin aldolase produces the protein MAEARYTILLEGLEVTMGMGIHDHERAAPQRVAVTVAMDCAYPAMPKDRIDAVVDYDFLREGIQKLAAERHFELQEVFCEQVAELAMTDSRVVGVRVRSVKLDVYPDARVGCEISRSR, from the coding sequence ATGGCTGAGGCGCGCTACACGATCCTGCTCGAAGGCCTCGAAGTGACGATGGGCATGGGCATCCACGACCATGAACGCGCCGCGCCGCAGCGCGTGGCGGTGACGGTGGCGATGGACTGCGCCTATCCCGCCATGCCCAAGGACCGGATCGACGCGGTGGTCGATTATGATTTCCTGCGCGAGGGCATCCAGAAGCTGGCGGCCGAGCGGCATTTCGAGCTTCAGGAAGTGTTTTGCGAGCAAGTCGCCGAACTGGCGATGACGGACAGCCGCGTCGTCGGCGTGCGGGTCCGCTCGGTAAAGCTCGACGTCTATCCCGACGCGCGCGTGGGATGCGAAATCTCGCGGTCGCGCTGA
- a CDS encoding OB-fold-containig protein yields the protein MDFLLSNANLPFAVALAVLVLLAVVQLIGLGDLLGDADADVDIDVDADAELDIVGGLASVIGFGRLPLLVWLSLLLAVFALLGLGGQQAMLGFTGDTLPALPAAGLAGLVALPLTGALSRPLARILPHDETTAVGIDSLIAKRGIIEIGRATRGSPARAAVGDRFGHIHHVMVEPNEDGEVLESGVEVLLVRREGDIFHAIAVEARPF from the coding sequence ATGGACTTCCTGCTTTCCAATGCGAACCTGCCGTTTGCGGTTGCGCTTGCGGTACTGGTGTTGCTTGCTGTCGTGCAATTGATCGGCTTGGGCGATTTGCTCGGCGATGCCGATGCGGACGTCGATATCGACGTTGACGCCGATGCGGAGCTGGACATTGTCGGCGGTCTGGCGAGCGTGATCGGGTTCGGCCGGTTGCCGCTGCTCGTGTGGCTGTCGCTGTTGCTCGCGGTGTTCGCGCTGCTCGGGCTGGGCGGGCAGCAGGCGATGCTGGGCTTTACCGGCGATACCCTGCCCGCGCTCCCCGCCGCGGGACTTGCCGGGCTGGTCGCGCTGCCGCTCACCGGCGCATTGTCGCGCCCGCTCGCGCGAATCCTGCCGCATGACGAGACGACGGCGGTCGGCATCGACAGCCTGATCGCCAAACGGGGAATTATCGAGATCGGCCGCGCGACCCGCGGCTCGCCGGCGCGCGCCGCCGTCGGCGATCGTTTCGGACATATCCATCATGTGATGGTCGAACCGAATGAGGACGGCGAGGTGCTGGAATCCGGCGTCGAAGTGCTGCTGGTGCGGCGCGAGGGCGACATATTCCATGCCATTGCTGTGGAGGCACGGCCGTTCTGA
- a CDS encoding carbon-nitrogen hydrolase family protein, whose translation MTRAAILQMTSGIDPAANGAVMTDAMAHASAEGAAMLFTPEMSGLLDRDRKRAAAHLAKEADDRVLSDMREAAAKHGIWAHIGSLALLREDGKLANRGFVIDDSGEIRARYDKMHLFDVDLPTGESWRESAVYTGGEQPVVVETPLGKLGLAICYDLRFPDLFRALSNAGATLFALPAAFTRPTGAAHWHVLLRARAIEAAAFVIAAAQTGEHADGRATYGHSLVVDPWGELLLDMGEGAGVGFAEIDQSRVTDARTRVPVLQHRRAIPEVETL comes from the coding sequence ATGACCCGCGCCGCGATCCTGCAGATGACGAGCGGCATCGATCCCGCCGCCAATGGCGCGGTGATGACCGATGCGATGGCGCATGCGAGCGCCGAGGGGGCGGCGATGCTGTTCACTCCCGAAATGTCCGGCCTGCTCGATCGCGATCGCAAGCGCGCCGCCGCGCATCTGGCGAAGGAAGCCGATGACCGCGTCCTTTCCGACATGCGTGAGGCTGCGGCGAAACACGGCATCTGGGCGCATATCGGCTCGCTGGCGCTGCTGCGCGAGGATGGCAAGCTCGCCAATCGCGGCTTCGTGATCGACGATTCGGGTGAAATCCGCGCGCGGTACGACAAGATGCACTTGTTCGACGTCGACTTGCCGACTGGCGAAAGCTGGCGCGAATCCGCCGTCTATACCGGCGGCGAGCAACCGGTGGTGGTGGAAACGCCGCTCGGCAAGCTCGGCCTCGCCATCTGCTACGACCTGCGCTTCCCGGACCTGTTCCGCGCGCTGAGCAATGCCGGGGCGACGCTGTTCGCGCTCCCTGCCGCCTTTACCCGGCCGACCGGCGCGGCGCACTGGCATGTGCTGCTGCGCGCCCGAGCGATCGAGGCGGCGGCGTTCGTCATCGCCGCCGCGCAGACCGGCGAGCATGCGGACGGTCGCGCGACCTATGGCCATTCGCTCGTCGTCGATCCCTGGGGCGAATTGCTGCTCGACATGGGCGAAGGCGCGGGCGTCGGGTTCGCCGAAATCGACCAGAGCCGCGTCACCGATGCGCGCACGCGGGTGCCGGTGCTCCAGCATCGCCGCGCGATTCCCGAAGTGGAAACGCTGTGA
- a CDS encoding DUF1178 family protein, producing MIVFDLRCGQGHVFEAWFGSSAAYEEQRAGGLLACPMCGDGDVGKALMAPNVATKGNRKSDAAAPQQEVASPRPAETPAVPPALDEAPSPKVVKAALQTLAQMQARALENSQWVGRSFASRARAMHDGEEDHAPIHGQATAEEAREMIEDGLAVAPLPFPVVPPEARN from the coding sequence GTGATCGTCTTCGATCTGCGCTGCGGGCAGGGCCATGTGTTCGAGGCATGGTTCGGGTCGAGCGCAGCCTATGAGGAACAGCGCGCGGGCGGGTTGCTCGCCTGTCCGATGTGCGGCGACGGCGATGTCGGCAAGGCGCTGATGGCGCCCAATGTCGCGACCAAGGGCAATCGCAAGAGCGATGCGGCAGCGCCCCAACAGGAAGTCGCGTCCCCGCGGCCCGCCGAAACACCTGCCGTGCCACCGGCACTCGACGAAGCGCCGTCACCCAAGGTCGTGAAGGCCGCGCTGCAGACGCTTGCGCAGATGCAGGCTAGGGCACTGGAAAATTCGCAATGGGTCGGCAGGAGCTTCGCCAGCCGCGCCCGCGCGATGCATGACGGCGAGGAAGATCATGCGCCCATCCACGGCCAGGCGACTGCCGAGGAAGCGCGCGAGATGATCGAGGACGGGCTGGCGGTCGCGCCCTTGCCCTTTCCGGTGGTGCCGCCCGAAGCGCGGAATTAG
- the leuA gene encoding 2-isopropylmalate synthase, whose product MLRDPSTKYRPFPQVPLTDRQWPGRTITTPPRWLSTDLRDGNQALIDPMNGEKKTRFFDLLVNVGLKEIEVGFPSAGQTEFDFISGLVQGGHIPDDVMVQVLTQSRRDLIERSFESLKGAKSAIVHLYNAVSPAWRRIVFNMSREEVRDIAITGAKVLRDEAAKQPDTDWHFEYSPETFSTAELDFSVEVCEAVMDILRPTPENPLILNLPATVEAATPNIYADQIEWFCKHIRNRDSVVISLHPHNDRGTGVAAAELGLMAGADRLEGCLFGNGERTGNCDLVTVALNMYTQGVDPGLDFSDIDEVIRTVEYCNQLPVHQRHPYAGELVFTAFSGSHQDAIKKGFAAQDARNDEIWDVPYLPIDPADLGRSYEAVIRVNSQSGKGGVAWVLEQDRGLKLPKRMQAEFSKDVQRLADETSRELNAADISALFDRVYLPNDGDRFTLVDYEESGSAGQRLFVGRVAIDGEERSISGKGNGLISGVIAALADSTGPNLDVVDYSEHAIGAGSDAQAAAYLECRTEDGRTVFGVGIDADIATASVRAVLSAANRARTLG is encoded by the coding sequence ATGTTACGCGATCCGAGCACCAAGTACCGACCCTTTCCGCAAGTCCCGTTGACCGACCGCCAATGGCCGGGCCGCACGATCACGACGCCGCCGCGCTGGCTGTCGACCGATCTGCGAGACGGCAACCAGGCGCTGATCGACCCGATGAACGGCGAGAAGAAGACGCGCTTCTTCGACCTGCTGGTAAATGTCGGCCTCAAGGAAATCGAAGTCGGCTTCCCTTCGGCCGGGCAGACCGAATTCGATTTCATCTCCGGTCTCGTCCAGGGCGGGCATATCCCGGACGATGTGATGGTGCAGGTGCTGACGCAATCGCGTCGCGACCTGATCGAGCGCAGCTTCGAAAGCCTGAAGGGCGCGAAATCGGCGATCGTTCACCTCTATAACGCGGTCAGCCCGGCATGGCGGCGCATCGTGTTCAACATGAGCCGCGAGGAAGTGCGCGACATCGCGATCACCGGCGCCAAGGTGCTGCGCGACGAAGCGGCGAAGCAGCCCGATACGGACTGGCACTTCGAATACAGCCCCGAAACTTTCTCGACTGCCGAACTCGATTTCTCGGTCGAGGTCTGCGAGGCGGTGATGGATATCCTGCGCCCGACGCCGGAAAATCCGCTGATCCTCAACCTGCCCGCGACGGTCGAGGCAGCGACGCCCAACATCTATGCCGACCAGATCGAGTGGTTCTGCAAGCATATCCGCAACCGTGACAGCGTCGTCATCAGCCTGCATCCGCACAACGATCGCGGCACCGGCGTCGCGGCCGCCGAGCTGGGGCTGATGGCGGGCGCCGACCGGCTCGAAGGCTGCCTGTTCGGAAACGGCGAGCGCACGGGCAATTGCGATCTCGTGACCGTCGCGCTCAACATGTACACGCAGGGCGTCGACCCCGGCCTGGATTTTTCGGACATCGACGAAGTCATCCGCACGGTCGAATATTGCAACCAGCTCCCGGTGCATCAGCGCCATCCCTATGCCGGCGAACTGGTGTTCACGGCCTTCTCCGGCAGCCATCAGGACGCTATCAAGAAGGGCTTCGCCGCGCAGGACGCGCGCAACGACGAAATCTGGGACGTGCCCTATCTGCCGATCGATCCGGCCGATCTGGGGCGCAGCTACGAAGCCGTCATCCGCGTCAATTCACAGTCGGGCAAGGGCGGCGTCGCCTGGGTGCTCGAACAGGATCGCGGATTGAAGCTGCCCAAGCGGATGCAGGCGGAATTCTCCAAGGACGTTCAGCGCCTCGCCGACGAAACCAGCCGCGAACTCAACGCCGCCGATATCAGCGCGCTGTTCGACCGAGTCTATCTGCCGAACGACGGCGATCGCTTCACGCTGGTCGATTATGAGGAAAGCGGCAGCGCGGGCCAGCGCCTGTTCGTCGGTCGTGTCGCGATCGACGGCGAGGAACGCTCGATCAGCGGCAAGGGCAACGGCCTCATCTCCGGCGTGATCGCCGCGCTGGCGGATTCGACCGGCCCGAACCTCGACGTGGTCGATTACAGCGAACACGCCATCGGTGCCGGATCGGACGCGCAGGCGGCCGCCTATCTCGAATGCCGCACGGAGGACGGGCGGACGGTGTTCGGCGTCGGCATTGACGCGGATATCGCGACGGCATCGGTTCGGGCCGTGCTTAGCGCGGCGAACCGGGCGCGGACGCTGGGCTGA
- a CDS encoding ComF family protein, which yields MLSLAPPVRAVARIADLALPPRCPGCSAVTQEDHRFCAACWAQLRFLGEPWCATCNLPFEYDLGPGAQCGECMVRPPAHDGVRAAVAYGDIARSVALKLKYGGRMAAADTMARAMARLMPGDADLLIPVPLHRWRLWRRGYNQALLLAQALGRASAVPIARDILLRTKATPVLRGMNPKERRKAVAGAFALADGTKNAIAGKRIVLVDDVFTSGATATACAVLLKRGGATKVTLLCWARVLPGETAD from the coding sequence ATGCTCTCGCTCGCGCCACCCGTCCGCGCTGTCGCCCGGATCGCCGATCTCGCGCTGCCGCCGCGCTGCCCGGGCTGTTCGGCGGTGACGCAGGAGGATCATCGCTTCTGCGCGGCGTGCTGGGCGCAATTGCGGTTTCTGGGGGAGCCCTGGTGCGCGACATGCAATCTGCCGTTCGAATATGATCTCGGCCCCGGCGCGCAATGCGGCGAATGCATGGTGCGTCCGCCCGCGCATGATGGCGTGCGCGCGGCGGTGGCCTATGGCGACATCGCGCGGAGCGTCGCGCTCAAGCTCAAATATGGCGGCCGAATGGCTGCTGCCGACACGATGGCGCGGGCGATGGCGCGGCTGATGCCCGGCGACGCCGATCTGCTGATCCCGGTGCCGTTGCATCGCTGGCGGTTGTGGCGACGCGGCTATAATCAGGCGCTGCTGCTCGCGCAGGCGCTGGGGCGGGCGAGCGCCGTGCCGATCGCGCGCGACATATTGCTGCGCACGAAAGCAACGCCGGTACTGCGCGGGATGAACCCGAAGGAACGGCGCAAGGCAGTGGCGGGCGCCTTCGCGCTTGCCGATGGCACAAAAAATGCCATTGCGGGCAAGCGCATCGTGCTGGTCGACGATGTCTTCACCAGCGGTGCGACGGCCACTGCCTGTGCGGTGCTGCTCAAGCGCGGTGGGGCGACGAAAGTGACCCTTTTGTGCTGGGCGCGCGTTCTTCCCGGGGAAACCGCCGATTGA
- a CDS encoding Flp family type IVb pilin, with protein MRKLAALFRRLTRDRRGASAVEYGFILALIVLALITSLTALADVTTGMWNNVSDEVVQATS; from the coding sequence ATGCGTAAGCTCGCCGCATTATTTCGGCGGCTGACCCGCGATCGCCGAGGCGCATCGGCGGTCGAGTACGGATTCATCCTGGCGCTCATCGTGCTCGCCCTCATCACCAGCCTGACCGCGCTTGCCGACGTAACGACCGGAATGTGGAACAATGTTTCCGACGAGGTCGTGCAGGCGACAAGCTGA